The nucleotide window CGCCGGATGCCCCCGCTCCCCCGAGCTCGCGTCGGGGTCGGCGGCTGCTGTCCTGGATCGCCACCGCGGCGCTGAGCCGAGCGGTCAGCGCCCTCGTACCGCTCGTTCTCCTGCCGGTGACCCTCTCCTACCTCGGCGCCGATCTGTACGGTCTCTGGGCCGCTGTCCTCGCGGTCACCGGGATGGTCGCCTTCGCGGACCTGGGCGTCGGCCTCGGGCTCATGACCAGGCTCGCGCCGTGTCGGGTGAGCGGCGACTCGGACACCGCCCGGCGTTACGTCTCCAGCGCCTACGCGGCGGTCTGCGGCATCGCGCTGCCGACGTGTGGTCTGCTCTGGCTGCTCGGTGGGTTCGTCCCGTGGCCGCTGCTGTTCAACGCCACCGGAACTGCCGCGCGCGACGCCCGCCTCGTCGCCCTGGTCTGCCTGACCGCCTTCCTGCTCAACATCCCACTGTCGTTGGTCGCCCGGGTGCAGTACGCGTACCAGCAGGTGGCCGTCAGCAACGTCTGGCAGGCGGCGGCGAGCGCGCTCTCGCTCCCCCTCGCGCTCGGCGCGGTGTTCGCGGACCTTCCTCCGATCGCGGTCATCGCCAGCATCGCGATCGCCCCGTTGCTGGTCAACATCGCCAACACGGTGTGGACGTTCGGATGGCGCCTGCCGCAGCTCGCACCCCGTCCGAGATTCGTCGACGGCCGCGGAATACGCGACCTGTTCGCCCTCGGTGGCCTGTTCTTCATGGTGACGCTGCTGATGGTGCTGGCGGACAACGCCGACCCGTTGATCATCGCGCACCTCCTGGGCCTGGCCAGTGTGACCGCGTACGCGGTGCCGGCCAAACTGTTCACCCAGCTCGGCGCGCTCGTGACGTTGGTGAACCAGCCGCTGTGGCCGATGCACGGCGAGGCCCTGGCACGCGGGGACCTCGCCTGGGTCCGCCGGACCGTTCGCCGGATGACTGTCGTCTCCACCCTCATCGCGCTACTGCCGTCGACCTTCCTGGTGCTGTTCGGCGAGCAGTTCTTCGCCGCATGGCTGCCGATTCCGATCGGGAACCGCTCACTGCTGGTGGGCCTCGCCTGCTGGTGGCTCGTGCTGGCGGCGATCTCTCCGCGGTTCATGGTGCAGAACGCGGCAGGCGTCGTACGCCCCCAGCTGTGGGGTTATCTGCTCTACCTACCGCTGTCCGTTGTCGGCAAGGTGCTCGGCGTGCACTGGCTGGGACTGTCCGCCGCGCCGTTCATCGCGGTCGGCGTCTACAGCCTGACGGTCGTCCCGGCTGCCATCTACGGCTATCGGCGGGCGCTCACCGTGCGGCCCACCTGAGAGAGGCGAATGCACTGATGTTGTCGCAGGAGGAATTTCCCCGGGTGCTGGTGGTGAGCCACACGCCCTTCAGTCGGATCAGCGGCACCGCCATGACGCTGTCGAACCTCTTCTCCGGCTGGCCGAAAGACCGCCTCGGGCAGGTGCACACCGGCAACATCACGCCGTCGACCGAGGTGTGTGAGAACTACTTCCACTTCCCGCCGCGGGACCATTACCTGCCCGTCCAGTACTACGCCATGCGGATGCTGGGTTGGAACGGGCGGACGCCGCTGCAACAGAGCCGGCCGATCGCCGCCGTGCACGCCGCCGCGGAGAGCCGTCCCGCGATGGCCAAGGCGTACGCGCAGCTACGCGCGACCGCCGATCTCAGCCCCATCCGTGTGCCCGCGACGCTCACCAGGTGGATGCGAGACTTCCGTCCCGACGTCGTCTACTCGATGCTCGGCAGTGTGCGGCTGACGAGGATCACCGCTCTCGCGGCGCGCACGTGCGGCGTCCCGGTCGTGCCGCACTTCACCGACGACTGGCCGGCGACGTTGTACGGCAACGGCGAACTCCTCGGGCGGGCCAACCGAGCAGTTCAGGAGGCCATCGCCCGGCTCATCCGCCTGGCTCCGCTCGGCATGGTCATCAGTGAGCCGATGGCCCAGGAGTACGCCCGACGGTACGGCATTCCGTTCAGCCCCTTCGTGAACTGCGTCGACGAGACCTACTTCGCCGCCGTTCGGGACGAGACGGATCAGCGACCGACGACGGAACTGGCCTATGTCGGCGCCCTGCACCTGAACCGTTGGAAATCGCTACGTGACATCGGCGCGAGCCTGGACAGGTTGGCCGAGGACGGCCTGTCGGTCCGGCTGACCATCCACGCCCCCGAGCGGGACCTCGCCCAGTACGGCAAACACTTCGCCCATCTGGGGCGGGTGCGGCTCGGGCCGTCACTCGCCAGCGACGAGGTGCCCGCGGCGCTGCGGGCCGCGGATGTCCTGGTGCACATCGAGTCCTTCGACGAGGAGATCCGGCGCTACACCCGCTACTCGGTGTCGACCAAGATTCCCCAGTACCTCGCCTCGGGCCGTCCCATTCTCGGCTACGGTCCCGCCGAGGTGGCGTCGATGGCGCACATCCGCACGGCGAACGCCGGGGTGATCGTCGGTACGAACGACACGGCGGCGCTGGCCGGCGACCTCACGAGGCTCTGCCGTGACCGGGCGCTTCGCAGCAGGCTCGCCCGTAACGGGACCGACTTCGCGCGCCAGGAGCACGCGAAGGACAGCGTGGCGGCACGGTTCGCCGCCACGCTCCGCTCGGCGGCGGACGGCGAATCCGTCCGGCAACTGACCTAGAGGCGAGTCGAGGTGCTGCGAATGAGACGGTCGGGTTGGGTCGCCTGCGTGGGCCCGTTCCTCTTCCCGTGGGGCGAGGCGGGGTCACGACGGGTCTACGGCCTGGTGGCGTCGTTGGCCGCCGCCGGCTACGACGTGGTGGTCGCCGGCGGCGCTGCCGAGCCAGACACCGTCACCCCGCTGCCGGGCGTCGACGGACCGGGTTCGATCTCGTACGTCGGCCTCGCGGAGAAGCCGCCGCCGGAGGCCGGGCCGCTCGCCAGTTCGATACAGACCCTGGTGCGCTGGGGGCAACGGACGGTCCGGTGGCTCGACGCCCAGCCGACCAGGCCCTCGCACGTTCTGGTGCACGGTGGTCAGGCCCAGTACATGTTCCACCTTCAGCGGTGGTGCCGTCGCCACGACGTGCCGTTGATCGTCGACGTCGTCGACTGGTTCAACGGGCACCACGTGCGCGGCGGTTACCTCGGCCCGCTGCACGCCAGCATGAAGCTCGCTCTGCGCCACTACTACCCGCGGTGCGACGGCGTCATCGCGATCAGTTCCTACCTGGAAACCCACTACCGTCGAAGCGGCAAGCCACTCCTGCGCGTGCCGCCCACCCTCGACGTCAAGAGCCTGACCGTGGACGCCCGGCAGACGGCGGCGGGCTCGTCCGGGCTCACGCTCGCGTACGCCGGCAATCCCCACGGGAACAAGAAGGACCTCCTGGGCACCGTCATCGAGGCGGTGAGCCGCGTCCAGCGCGAAGGCGCGAGCGTCGAGTTGCGCATCTACGGGCCGACCCCGGACGAGGCACGCCGGCTCTTCGCCGACCGGCCGTTGCCCGACGGTGTGCGGTGCCTGGGTCGCCTACCGCAGGCCGAGGTGGCGAACGCCCTACAGGGGGCGGATTTCACAGTCCTCATTCGGCGCCCGGAGCGGGCGGCCGACGCGGGCTTCTCGACGAAGTTCTGCGAGAGCCTGGCCAGTGGTACGCCGGTGATCGCCAACCTGACCAGCGACATGGGAAGGTATCTGCGCCCCAACCTTGAGGGGTTGGTCTGCCGGGACCACACGGTGGCCGAGGTCACCGAGGCGGTTCGCGCCGCCGCCCGGTTGAGCGACGCGCAGCGCACAGTGATGCGCCAGGCCGCGCGCAGCCAGGCGCTCGAGTCGTTCGACTATCGGGCCTACGCCGAGCCGATTGGCAGGTTCTTCCGGAACTGGGGCTGACGGTCCTGGGCCTCCGCGGGCTGCCGGTGCCCGCCGGTGAGCGACAGCATCGCGGACAACGCGAGCAGGGTGGCCATCCCGACGATGGATTCCGGCGCCATGCCGAGCTGGTTGTTCGCCGGCACGTAGACGATGAGGATGCAGAGCTGCGCGAAGATCAACGTCGGGATGACCCGCCGGGAGGACACCGCCGCGCGCCAGGAGCCGGCAAGGAGCCAACCCACCAGCCCCATGAACAACGCCGCACCGGGGAATGTGAGGTCGGAGGCGAGCCAGGGATAGATGGTGGCCCAGTACATGCGCGCCGGCCACCCCTTCTCGTGCTCGGTGCGGTCGGGGAAGGCCGGGTGTTCGGTCAGGTCCGCCCCGAACGTCTGCTCGGCGAAGATCGCCGCGGACGGTGCGCTGCCGAGACCACGGGACCATTCGAAGGGCACCTGCAGGTTGTAGGAGAGCCCGAGGTAGCCGTGCGTCGGGTAGCCGATCACGTCGGCGATACCCTCGGCCATCGGCTTGCCGACGACGCGTTCCACCGACGGGTTCACCTGCACCAGGGCGCCCGTGGTGCCGAACTCGGTCGCCCGCGCCGCGTGGCTGTAGGTCATGTAGATGGCCAGCAGCGCGAACGCCGCGCCGACCAGCACGAGCACCCCGCGACGCCGCGAGCGCGTCCGGGACCGACGCCGGACCGACGCGCGGGCGATCAGCATCCCCGCCGCCAACATGATGACGACGTCGCCGAGCCCTTTCGTGGTGCCGATGAAGAGGTAGAACGCCATGTGCAGCGCCGTGCCGACGATGCCGGCGAGCCGCAGCCAGGTGGGCAGACTGCGCCACTGGACCACCAGCAGCGGCACGAGTGCCACGCTGAGCACGCCGAGCGGAAACAGGACGTTCATCCACGGGCTCGTGGTCCCGACACCCTGCTGGTAGATCTCGAACTTGTTCTGATAGCCGGCGGCCGGCGTCCGAATGCTCGTCCACACGCTCTGCGGACCGGTGGCGCCGAATTCGGCCAGCCGGGTCAGACTCACCACGATGTAGTAGACGGAACTGGCCAGGACCAGTTGCCGCACCTGTCGGATGCGATCGACCGAGTGGGTCGCGACAGCGACGGCGGGTGGGCGGCGTGCCATCTGCGCCACGTATCCACCGGCGAAGAGAGCTGTCGCCGCGAACACGAAGACGCAGAGCTGGAACGGGTTGTCGACCCGCCGGGACAGCCCGGTCAGCCAGAACGCGCCGAACGTGCCGAGCAGCCAGGCCAGGGCCAGCCACAACGGGAGCCAGGTCACCGTCGGAGAGGCCGGTGTTCCGGTGTGGACCGCCACCCGGCCCGCGCGACCGTCACGCGGCTGCGCCGGCGCGAGCCTCCCGTCGTCGCCGTCGCCCAGTGTTGACCGGCGCCGAGCACGGCTTGTTCCGTCAACGGCGGTCAGCACGGCCCACTCCCGGCGGGCCGCTCCGGCGATCGGGCAGCACCGAGCCACCGCGAGTCACCCCGAGGAGCACTCTGCGATTCCCCACGCCACACCTCCGAAGACACACCACGCGCAACGACCTCACGACCGACCAGGCAACGCGCGACACGGCCGGTGTGACCTCGAATCGGGAATTCCTGAACACGTGGTCAGAGTCCGTTCTAATTGCGCGAATCCCCCTTTACAAGCTGATATCGTCGGCCGCATTGCTTCGAGCTGCCCTGAGTTCGGCATCCGCGAACAACTCGCATCCACCCAGACCGCGATCGCCTCCGTCGCCGCGCCCAAGGGGAAGCTGATGGTGAAGAACGCTCTTCGTGGGATCGCCGCGGACCTGCGCGCCCTGGGCGGCTCGGCGCCGCTGCGCGCGGCGTACGAGGCGTCCAAGCGCACCGGTTTCCACGCCGTCCTGTTCCGCGCCGAGACCCGCCGCCACCACCCGGCCGCACCGGTGGCGCTGACGAACCTGCTGCCGCTCGGCGACGAGGCGCGGCAGCGCTGCCTCGACGACGCCGGACGCGTGCTACACGACGGGCTACGGGTCTTCGGCGGCCGGGTGACCACGGGCGTGTCGACGCCGTGGTGCACCGACCCGCTGACCGGGCGGCAGTGGCCGGCCGGCGAGCCGTGGTGGCGCATCGACATCCGGTCCGAGGCACGGCTGTCGGACGTGAAGCACATCTGGGAGGCGGCACGCCACCGCGACCTGGTCGTCCTGTCCCGCGCCGCGCGACTCGACACCGACGGGCCCTGGCAGGACGGTCTCAACGACCTGCTGCGGTCCTGGTGCGACGAGTGCCCGCCGGAGCAGGGCGTGAACTGGTACTCAAGCCTCGAACTCGCCCTGCGCGCCATCGCCTGGAACCAGATCCTGACGCTGGTCGGCGAACGGCTTCCGCACGACGTGGCGAGCGCCATGGACCGGCTGCTGCTGGCCAGCGCCCGGCACCTGATGGTCGAGCTGCCCTACACGGTGAGCAGCATGCGCAACAACCACATGCTCGGCGACGCGCTGGGGCTGATCCTGCTCTCCCGGATGTACCCGACCGCTCCACGCGCCCGCTGGTGGGCGCGCACCGGCGAGAGGATGTTCGCGACCCAGCAACGCCGGCACTTCGGTCCCGACGGCCGCATGATCGAGGACTCGGTGTCGTACCACCGCTTCGTCCTCGAAATGCTCACCGTGCGGATGCTGCTCGGCGGCGCACCGTCGAGCGTCCGGCGTGACCTTCGCGCGGCCAGCCTGCACCTGGCCCGGCTCGGCGTGTTCGACGGGGACGTCCCGCAGTACGGCGACTGGGACGAGGGTCGGGTGCTCGCGTCCTCGGGTGACCCGCTCGACGTGTCCGGCTCGACCGCGCTCGGGCTCGCGCTGTGCGGTGAGCGACTCCCGGCCCGGTGGTACGCCGAATTCGACGAACTGGCGTGGTACGCGCCCGCGCCGGACACCACAGTGGACGAGGTCACCTGGAGCCTGCCGGCTCGGTCCTCGGCGACGACCTCCGGAGGCATCGCGGTGGTCGACCGGGGGCCGTGGCGGGTGTGGTTCAAGGTGGACGGCGGCGCCTCGCACGGCCACGCCGACCTGACCTCGGTCTGGATCACGCACAACGGCCGGTGGCTGATCGCCGACCCGGGCACGGGCACCTACAACGGGCCCCTGGAGGTCCGCAACGGGCTGCGCACCTCCGCCGCGCATCCGGTGCGCCGGCCGGACGGGCAGGACCAGCTCGTCCCCCATCGCGCGTTCCGCTGGCTGCACGCCGGACGTGGGCACCTCGGCCCGCCGCTCGACCTGCCGGATCGGACAATCCTCTTCGGTTGGCACGACGCGTACGAGCGCGGCGAGCGCCCCGTCCGGGTCGGCCGCGCCGTCGTGGTCGCCGACGAGTACGTGGCGATCGTCGAGTTCGCCGACCCGCAGGCCGCCGTCGGGTCCTGGTCGCTCACCGTTCCGTTGCACCCCGACGTGGCGGTGCGCAACGACACGCTCGTGGCGGGTGAGAGCAAACTCCACCTCTTCGGGCTGGACGGTCACGAGGCGGTGCGGGGGCGGTCGGCGCCGTTCGCGGGCTGGCACAGCCGCACGTACGGTCGCTGGGAGCCGGCGACGTGGATCACGGCCGAGAGCCGGGACGACACAGTCGTGTGGGGGCTCGGCACGGTAGCCGGACCGCGGCCCGAACCGGACGCCCTCGACGGCCTGGGATTCGAGGTGACCTGGAGCGACAGCGGGGCGTCCCTCGCCGTCACGCATCTCGCATCCGGGACGGTCCACCACGTGCGAGCGCCGCGATGACACACCGCAGGGTCCTGGTGCTCAACCACTTCGCCGTCCCCCCGGGCTATCCGGGCGGCACCCGGCACGTCGAGCTGTTCAGCCGGCTGCCCGGCTGGACGTACGTGATCCTCGCCGGTCGCCGCAACATGATCACCGGGGCGCTGCAACGTCCGGAGCCGGGGTTTCATCTGGTCGCCGTGACGCCCTACCGGGGCAACGGCCTGGGTCGGGTGCTGAACTGGGTGAGCTACGCGGTGACGGCCACGGTGGCCGGTCTACGCCAGCCTCGCCCCGACGTGGTCTACGCGTCCTCGCCGCATCTGCTGGCCGGCCTTTCCGGCTGCGTCGTGGCGGCACTGCGGCGCACGCCGTTCGTCCTGGAGGTTCGGGACCTGTGGCCACGCGTGCTCGTCGAGATGGGCACGTTGTCGGAGACGTCGGTGGCGAACCGTGCGCTGGAGCGCCTGGAACGGTTCCTGTACCGGCGCGCCGACCGGATCGTGATCATGGCGCCGGGCGTACGGGCGGCCATCGAGGCCACGGGCGTGGCACCGGACCGGATCGCCTTCATTCCCAACGCGGCCGACCCCGACGACTTCACACCGAGCGTGGGGCGCGACGAGCTGCGCCGCCGGTACGGCTTCATCCGCCGCACCGCCGTCTACGCGGGGGCGCACGGCCCGGCCAACGGGCTCGACCTGCTTCTGGCCGCCGCCGAAGCGGTGCCCGAGATCGACGTCGTGTTGGTGGGCTCGGGTGTCGAGAAGTCGCGCCTGCGGGCGAAGGCGCTCGGCATCGGCAACGTGCGGTTCCTCGACCCGGTTCCCAAGACCGAGATCCCCGACCTGCTGCACGCCGCGGACGTCGGCCTGCATGTGCTCGCCGACGTCGAACTGTTCCGGGCCGGCGTCAGCCCGAACAAGGTGTTCGACTACATGGCGGCCGGGTTGCCGATCCTGACCAACAGCCCGGGGATCGTCGGTGACCTCGTCATGGGCGCGGCCGCCGGGTACGTGACCCCGCCGGGCAACCTCGGCCACGGTCTCACCCAGATGGTGCAGGCGAGCCCGGACGGGTTGACGAAGATGGGTGCGGCCGGCCGGTGTTGGATCCGTGAGCACCAGTCCCGCACGGCGATGGCCCACGCGCTCACACACCTTCTCGCCCCGCTGGTCGACGGCGCGGGTGACGTACCGCGCTGATCCGGCACCGCCGGTTCCACCCGGTCAGAGGGCGAAGCCGGCGCGCACAGCGCTGTCCGCGTCGAGTTGCGTGGGCAGGCGCGACGAGTGTTCCTCGATACCCGTCAGGGCAGCGACAGCGGACAGCGCCGCCCTCGTCGTACCGAACGAGGCTTCCAGGTGGCCCTCGTCGGACGCCTCGCCGACGACGACCCGGCGCGTGTGGGCGAGCAGGTCCCGGTGTCCCTTGCCGCCGGGGACCCGCTTCACCTCGCGGCCGTCGATCTCCAGGCGCTGGAAGTCGTCGATCAGTATCGTCCGCCCTCGACCGAGGACCTCCAGGCGTTCCTTGGGTGTGCGCCGGTGCCCACGGGTGGAGTAGGTGATCGTCGCGGTGGACCCGTTCGGGTATCCGAGCAGGACGCTCACGTCCTCCTCCAGGCCCGGTTCGCCACGGCCGCTGCCGTGCGCGGACACGACCCGGGGCTGCTCGCCCACCAGCCACGACGCGAGGTCCAGGAAGTGGCACACCTCGCCACGGACGCGCCCGCCCTGGCGCCGGTCGTGGTACCAGTGCGAGTCGGGCAACTGCCCGGCGTTGACCCGGTAGGCGACGGTTATCGGCCCGGACCCGGCCGCCAGGGCCTCGCTGGCCTGGACCACCATGGGCGCGTACCGGCGGTTGAAACCGACGAACAGGTGACCGGCGTTGCGCTCGTAGGCGGCCGTGACCTGGTCGAGCTCGTCCTGCGTCAGCGCGAGGGGCTTCTCCACGAAGACGTGCTTGCCGGCGTCGAGCGCCTGCACCACCAGGCGGGCGTGCGAGTCGTGACGGCTCAGGACGAACACCACGTCGACGTCGTCGCGGAC belongs to Micromonospora ureilytica and includes:
- a CDS encoding lipopolysaccharide biosynthesis protein, which codes for MRAPDGRFERPEQPDLAAVGTGRAVQTVEPPAPDAPAPPSSRRGRRLLSWIATAALSRAVSALVPLVLLPVTLSYLGADLYGLWAAVLAVTGMVAFADLGVGLGLMTRLAPCRVSGDSDTARRYVSSAYAAVCGIALPTCGLLWLLGGFVPWPLLFNATGTAARDARLVALVCLTAFLLNIPLSLVARVQYAYQQVAVSNVWQAAASALSLPLALGAVFADLPPIAVIASIAIAPLLVNIANTVWTFGWRLPQLAPRPRFVDGRGIRDLFALGGLFFMVTLLMVLADNADPLIIAHLLGLASVTAYAVPAKLFTQLGALVTLVNQPLWPMHGEALARGDLAWVRRTVRRMTVVSTLIALLPSTFLVLFGEQFFAAWLPIPIGNRSLLVGLACWWLVLAAISPRFMVQNAAGVVRPQLWGYLLYLPLSVVGKVLGVHWLGLSAAPFIAVGVYSLTVVPAAIYGYRRALTVRPT
- a CDS encoding glycosyltransferase, translating into MLSQEEFPRVLVVSHTPFSRISGTAMTLSNLFSGWPKDRLGQVHTGNITPSTEVCENYFHFPPRDHYLPVQYYAMRMLGWNGRTPLQQSRPIAAVHAAAESRPAMAKAYAQLRATADLSPIRVPATLTRWMRDFRPDVVYSMLGSVRLTRITALAARTCGVPVVPHFTDDWPATLYGNGELLGRANRAVQEAIARLIRLAPLGMVISEPMAQEYARRYGIPFSPFVNCVDETYFAAVRDETDQRPTTELAYVGALHLNRWKSLRDIGASLDRLAEDGLSVRLTIHAPERDLAQYGKHFAHLGRVRLGPSLASDEVPAALRAADVLVHIESFDEEIRRYTRYSVSTKIPQYLASGRPILGYGPAEVASMAHIRTANAGVIVGTNDTAALAGDLTRLCRDRALRSRLARNGTDFARQEHAKDSVAARFAATLRSAADGESVRQLT
- a CDS encoding glycosyltransferase, which translates into the protein MRRSGWVACVGPFLFPWGEAGSRRVYGLVASLAAAGYDVVVAGGAAEPDTVTPLPGVDGPGSISYVGLAEKPPPEAGPLASSIQTLVRWGQRTVRWLDAQPTRPSHVLVHGGQAQYMFHLQRWCRRHDVPLIVDVVDWFNGHHVRGGYLGPLHASMKLALRHYYPRCDGVIAISSYLETHYRRSGKPLLRVPPTLDVKSLTVDARQTAAGSSGLTLAYAGNPHGNKKDLLGTVIEAVSRVQREGASVELRIYGPTPDEARRLFADRPLPDGVRCLGRLPQAEVANALQGADFTVLIRRPERAADAGFSTKFCESLASGTPVIANLTSDMGRYLRPNLEGLVCRDHTVAEVTEAVRAAARLSDAQRTVMRQAARSQALESFDYRAYAEPIGRFFRNWG
- a CDS encoding heparinase II/III domain-containing protein, with product MVKNALRGIAADLRALGGSAPLRAAYEASKRTGFHAVLFRAETRRHHPAAPVALTNLLPLGDEARQRCLDDAGRVLHDGLRVFGGRVTTGVSTPWCTDPLTGRQWPAGEPWWRIDIRSEARLSDVKHIWEAARHRDLVVLSRAARLDTDGPWQDGLNDLLRSWCDECPPEQGVNWYSSLELALRAIAWNQILTLVGERLPHDVASAMDRLLLASARHLMVELPYTVSSMRNNHMLGDALGLILLSRMYPTAPRARWWARTGERMFATQQRRHFGPDGRMIEDSVSYHRFVLEMLTVRMLLGGAPSSVRRDLRAASLHLARLGVFDGDVPQYGDWDEGRVLASSGDPLDVSGSTALGLALCGERLPARWYAEFDELAWYAPAPDTTVDEVTWSLPARSSATTSGGIAVVDRGPWRVWFKVDGGASHGHADLTSVWITHNGRWLIADPGTGTYNGPLEVRNGLRTSAAHPVRRPDGQDQLVPHRAFRWLHAGRGHLGPPLDLPDRTILFGWHDAYERGERPVRVGRAVVVADEYVAIVEFADPQAAVGSWSLTVPLHPDVAVRNDTLVAGESKLHLFGLDGHEAVRGRSAPFAGWHSRTYGRWEPATWITAESRDDTVVWGLGTVAGPRPEPDALDGLGFEVTWSDSGASLAVTHLASGTVHHVRAPR
- a CDS encoding glycosyltransferase family 4 protein; the protein is MTHRRVLVLNHFAVPPGYPGGTRHVELFSRLPGWTYVILAGRRNMITGALQRPEPGFHLVAVTPYRGNGLGRVLNWVSYAVTATVAGLRQPRPDVVYASSPHLLAGLSGCVVAALRRTPFVLEVRDLWPRVLVEMGTLSETSVANRALERLERFLYRRADRIVIMAPGVRAAIEATGVAPDRIAFIPNAADPDDFTPSVGRDELRRRYGFIRRTAVYAGAHGPANGLDLLLAAAEAVPEIDVVLVGSGVEKSRLRAKALGIGNVRFLDPVPKTEIPDLLHAADVGLHVLADVELFRAGVSPNKVFDYMAAGLPILTNSPGIVGDLVMGAAAGYVTPPGNLGHGLTQMVQASPDGLTKMGAAGRCWIREHQSRTAMAHALTHLLAPLVDGAGDVPR